The Thiomonas sp. FB-Cd genome includes a window with the following:
- the glnE gene encoding bifunctional [glutamate--ammonia ligase]-adenylyl-L-tyrosine phosphorylase/[glutamate--ammonia-ligase] adenylyltransferase, with product MQLDAYSRFYRRHAGRFDDVLALWQPGLPSRAEIDAAVQALRGSHPLGAALRRVRNALMLRLAEQDLLSGAPLVAVCRCISDMAESAIAHALHQADAELVARHGVPRTPEGAQAQFLVVGMGKLGGYELNVSSDIDLVFVYDQDGQSDGAVPLSNFEYFAQVVRRLVPLLSDMTEDGFVFRVDTRLRPNGDSGPPVVSLAMLEEYFQVQGREWERFAWLKSRVVSPVDASQAQVALHALDGVVEPFVWRRYLDFAMLEALRGLHRQIRAEATRRATARPDRANDVKLGRGGIREIEFIVQLLQIVRGGRMPQIRNRNTLQSLPLLVQAGLLQADTASKLAESYIFLRQLEHRIQYLDDAQTHSLPTDDADLEQLAHAMGPQLSAAHLQSKRPVCALLSALDAVREFVAGEFDALLHTGPRCVGCKKPAESLDALRHSLAKSGIAGEASHARLKALEQSPRYAALSDAGRGRMLRVIERGIAIAASSRDADLTLARLLDVLEAIGRRETYLAFFAEQPQALTRLMSALEASSWAADYIKRNPMVVDELLDAPRERFSARDCVEQCEQQRARLVQRATWDAGEGLDILRRGFHTELFRTLVRDLAGQLTVEQVADEISGLADAIIGVAIRWCWGEMPRRHREQPAFAVIAYGKLGGKELGYGSDLDVVFLFDDSHPDAPERYGNFARKLVWWLTASTPAGGLFEIDTRLRPNGNAGLLVTTLVAFEQYQLGRGSNTAWTWEHQALTRARFCAGDAALGARFEMIRERVLRMPRDRAALQAEILAMRHKVAEGHPNRTGLFDLKHDEGGMVDVEFAVQALVLEYAPVYPELVANAGNIALLQIAERLGLLPAGLGQRAADAYRNLRRLQHQARLSGAKHAAHVESEDVSRERAAVRALTAIVLGTPSEPQPTAPQQPSTLPA from the coding sequence ATGCAACTCGACGCGTATTCCCGCTTTTACCGCCGCCACGCGGGTCGTTTCGACGATGTTCTCGCGCTGTGGCAGCCGGGTTTGCCCAGTCGGGCCGAGATCGACGCTGCGGTCCAGGCGCTGCGGGGCAGCCATCCGCTTGGCGCGGCCCTGCGGCGCGTGCGCAATGCGTTGATGCTGCGTCTCGCGGAGCAGGACCTGCTCTCGGGTGCACCACTCGTTGCGGTGTGCCGTTGCATAAGCGACATGGCTGAAAGCGCCATTGCCCACGCCCTGCACCAAGCCGATGCGGAGCTTGTTGCGCGCCACGGGGTGCCGCGCACGCCCGAGGGGGCGCAGGCCCAGTTTCTGGTCGTGGGCATGGGCAAGTTGGGCGGGTACGAGCTCAATGTGTCATCCGACATCGACTTGGTGTTCGTCTACGATCAGGACGGGCAGAGCGACGGCGCTGTACCGCTGTCCAATTTCGAGTACTTTGCGCAGGTCGTGCGCCGGCTCGTCCCATTGCTTTCGGACATGACCGAAGACGGCTTCGTGTTTCGCGTCGACACCCGGTTGCGGCCCAACGGTGACAGCGGTCCACCCGTGGTGAGCCTGGCCATGCTCGAAGAGTATTTCCAGGTCCAGGGCCGGGAGTGGGAGCGCTTTGCCTGGCTCAAGAGCCGGGTGGTATCCCCGGTGGATGCCAGTCAGGCCCAGGTGGCGCTGCATGCGCTCGACGGCGTGGTCGAGCCCTTCGTGTGGCGCCGGTACCTCGACTTTGCCATGCTTGAAGCCCTTCGCGGATTGCACCGACAAATCCGGGCTGAGGCGACCCGTCGCGCTACAGCCCGGCCCGACCGCGCGAACGACGTCAAGCTCGGGCGCGGCGGTATCCGGGAAATCGAATTCATCGTGCAGCTTTTGCAGATTGTGCGCGGTGGGCGCATGCCGCAGATCCGCAACCGCAACACCTTGCAGTCTTTGCCGCTGCTTGTCCAAGCTGGCTTGCTGCAGGCTGACACAGCATCCAAACTGGCCGAGAGCTACATCTTTTTGCGACAGTTGGAGCATCGCATCCAATACCTGGATGACGCGCAGACCCATAGCCTGCCCACTGATGACGCCGACCTCGAGCAACTCGCGCACGCGATGGGCCCGCAACTCTCCGCTGCGCATCTTCAGTCCAAACGCCCGGTGTGTGCATTGCTGAGCGCACTGGACGCGGTGCGCGAATTCGTGGCCGGAGAGTTCGATGCGCTGTTGCATACGGGGCCACGTTGCGTGGGTTGCAAGAAGCCGGCCGAAAGCCTCGACGCGCTGCGCCATAGCCTGGCCAAGTCAGGAATTGCCGGCGAGGCCAGCCATGCGCGCCTTAAGGCTCTGGAACAGTCGCCCCGTTATGCAGCCCTGTCGGATGCCGGAAGGGGACGCATGCTCCGCGTGATCGAGCGCGGCATTGCGATCGCTGCCAGCAGCCGCGATGCAGACTTGACGCTGGCGCGCCTGCTCGACGTCCTGGAGGCCATCGGGCGGCGTGAAACCTATCTGGCTTTCTTCGCGGAGCAGCCTCAGGCGCTGACCCGACTCATGAGCGCTCTGGAAGCGTCGAGTTGGGCCGCCGATTACATCAAGCGCAACCCCATGGTGGTGGATGAGCTTCTTGACGCGCCGCGCGAGCGCTTCAGCGCACGGGATTGTGTCGAGCAGTGCGAGCAACAGCGCGCGCGCCTCGTGCAGCGTGCCACCTGGGATGCAGGCGAGGGTTTGGACATCCTCCGGCGGGGCTTTCACACGGAGCTGTTCCGCACGCTTGTGCGCGACCTTGCAGGCCAACTGACGGTGGAGCAGGTGGCCGACGAGATTTCGGGCTTGGCCGATGCCATCATCGGTGTGGCCATTCGCTGGTGCTGGGGCGAGATGCCGCGCCGCCATCGTGAACAACCGGCCTTTGCGGTCATTGCCTATGGCAAGCTTGGGGGCAAGGAGCTGGGCTATGGAAGCGATCTGGATGTCGTGTTCCTGTTCGACGACTCCCACCCCGACGCTCCTGAGCGCTATGGCAATTTCGCGAGAAAGCTTGTGTGGTGGCTTACGGCGTCCACTCCGGCAGGCGGATTGTTCGAGATCGATACCCGCCTGCGCCCCAACGGCAACGCGGGCCTGCTGGTGACGACACTCGTCGCCTTTGAGCAATACCAGCTCGGCCGCGGCAGCAACACCGCCTGGACCTGGGAGCATCAGGCACTCACCCGGGCACGGTTTTGTGCGGGCGACGCAGCGCTCGGCGCGCGCTTCGAGATGATCCGCGAGCGGGTGCTGCGCATGCCGCGGGACAGGGCGGCGCTGCAAGCAGAGATATTGGCCATGCGGCACAAGGTCGCTGAGGGGCACCCGAACCGTACCGGCTTGTTCGATCTCAAGCACGATGAGGGCGGCATGGTGGACGTGGAATTCGCCGTGCAGGCACTGGTTTTGGAATACGCACCGGTTTATCCCGAACTTGTGGCGAATGCGGGAAACATTGCCTTGCTGCAGATCGCCGAGCGCTTGGGCCTTTTGCCCGCAGGCCTTGGTCAGAGGGCGGCCGACGCTTACCGGAACTTGCGCCGGCTGCAGCACCAAGCCCGCCTGAGCGGGGCAAAGCACGCGGCCCATGTCGAGTCTGAAGACGTGAGCCGTGAGCGGGCCGCGGTGCGCGCCCTGACGGCCATCGTGCTGGGCACGCCATCGGAGCCGCAGCCCACGGCTCCGCAACAACCGAGCACGCTTCCCGCCTGA
- a CDS encoding transaldolase family protein has product MNSLQALRHVSAIVADTAEYLQLPRLQPQDATTNPSLVLRATRQREYAPLLALPEVREDVRDNPDAAMDRLLVRFGCEILERIPGRVSTEVDARLSHDCEATVKRAHRIHALYAAQGVARERVLIKIASTWAGIEAARRLGADGIACNMTLLFSFVQARACAAADVQLISPFVGRITDWYRTQAGEAWDAQAMRGPGDPGVRALLRIWRFYKSRGIGTEVMGASFRDTAQIEALAGCDLLTIAPALLETLAQSDDPMPRRLDPEQAGDPEDDRPLALTQAAFDAALATDVMGAAKLSEGIAQFSADTVALLDLLQR; this is encoded by the coding sequence ATGAATAGCCTGCAAGCTTTGCGTCACGTCAGCGCAATCGTGGCCGACACCGCGGAATACCTGCAATTGCCACGCCTGCAGCCACAAGATGCAACCACGAACCCGAGCCTCGTGCTGCGCGCCACACGCCAGCGCGAATACGCCCCATTGCTGGCCTTGCCCGAGGTGCGCGAGGATGTGCGCGACAACCCGGACGCAGCGATGGATCGTCTTCTGGTGCGTTTTGGCTGCGAGATCCTCGAGCGCATTCCCGGCCGGGTGTCCACCGAGGTCGACGCGCGACTCTCGCACGACTGTGAGGCGACAGTCAAGCGCGCGCACCGGATCCATGCGCTTTATGCGGCGCAGGGCGTGGCGCGCGAACGCGTGTTGATCAAGATCGCCTCCACCTGGGCCGGGATCGAGGCCGCGCGCAGGCTCGGGGCCGATGGCATTGCGTGCAACATGACCCTGCTGTTTTCCTTTGTTCAGGCGCGGGCCTGCGCGGCCGCTGATGTGCAGCTGATTTCGCCCTTCGTCGGGCGCATCACCGACTGGTATCGGACGCAGGCAGGAGAGGCTTGGGACGCGCAGGCCATGCGCGGGCCGGGCGATCCGGGTGTGCGTGCCCTGTTGCGTATCTGGCGTTTCTACAAGTCGCGGGGCATCGGCACCGAAGTGATGGGCGCAAGCTTTCGCGACACGGCACAAATCGAGGCACTCGCCGGGTGCGATCTGCTCACGATTGCCCCGGCACTGCTCGAGACCCTGGCGCAATCCGACGACCCGATGCCGCGCCGACTTGACCCCGAGCAAGCCGGCGACCCCGAGGACGACAGGCCCCTTGCCCTGACGCAGGCGGCGTTCGATGCGGCACTGGCGACGGACGTCATGGGTGCGGCGAAACTGAGCGAGGGCATCGCGCAGTTTTCTGCCGACACTGTGGCATTGCTGGACCTTTTGCAACGCTGA
- a CDS encoding 16S rRNA (uracil(1498)-N(3))-methyltransferase: protein MPRLHLPGPIAAGVLDVPADTVRHLHALRLRPGDEFHVFDGRGGEWEARLVSTAGPARAEILRHVPIERELPWAVTLAVGMPANDRMDWLVEKATEMGVAALQPLMTVRSVLRLEGERAARRVAHWQAVVVAACEQCGRNRIPEVRPVLSLQSWLATLPAFDGSDPAGRARCLLAAPREGHAAPFAVWATRYEASLQADSLAARSILALSGPEGGLDPEEAARARAAGFAPVSLGSRVLRAETAPLVFLAACGGLAPQD, encoded by the coding sequence GTGCCCCGACTGCATCTGCCAGGTCCGATCGCTGCGGGTGTGCTTGACGTGCCGGCAGACACAGTTCGCCATTTGCATGCGTTGCGGCTGCGTCCGGGGGACGAATTCCATGTGTTCGACGGGCGTGGTGGCGAGTGGGAGGCGCGGCTTGTTTCGACGGCAGGCCCGGCGCGCGCCGAGATCCTTCGCCATGTGCCGATTGAGCGAGAGCTGCCGTGGGCTGTGACACTGGCCGTGGGTATGCCCGCCAACGACCGCATGGATTGGCTGGTGGAAAAGGCGACCGAAATGGGGGTTGCAGCGCTCCAGCCCTTGATGACTGTGCGCAGTGTGCTGCGCCTGGAGGGTGAACGAGCCGCGCGCCGGGTTGCGCATTGGCAGGCAGTCGTCGTTGCAGCATGCGAGCAGTGCGGGCGTAACCGCATACCCGAGGTCCGGCCGGTCCTTTCGCTTCAGAGCTGGCTTGCGACTTTGCCGGCCTTTGACGGCAGCGATCCGGCAGGGCGCGCACGGTGCTTGCTGGCGGCGCCGCGCGAGGGGCACGCCGCGCCATTTGCGGTTTGGGCGACCCGATATGAAGCAAGCCTGCAGGCAGATTCCCTGGCTGCGCGCTCGATCCTGGCGTTGAGCGGCCCGGAGGGTGGCCTGGACCCCGAGGAAGCGGCGCGAGCGCGGGCCGCGGGCTTTGCGCCGGTCAGTCTCGGCTCGCGCGTGCTGCGCGCCGAGACTGCGCCGCTGGTTTTTCTGGCGGCGTGTGGGGGGCTGGCGCCGCAAGATTGA
- a CDS encoding LysR family transcriptional regulator, translating to MNITLRQLRVFVAAARHLNFGKAAKDLHLTPPAISMQIRDLELQVGLPLFERSGKSVSLTMTGEYLLLYARRMLATLKDAEDALARFRGLQTGRLTIGMVSTAKYFVPRLLKLFREEHPHIEIRLVVGNREQLVSQLQGNDLDLAIMGRPPREIDTRAEPFAAHPLGVVCAPEHPLMGGAPTTAAALANYGFIIRESGSGTRTAMEEYLRQHRVDVRIEMELASNETIKQAVMSGMGISFLSLHSIGMELRTGMIGVPEVEGLPLIRRWHVVNTAAKMLSPSAEAFRYFVLEHGESYLAQEFGRLQPLALEAAQAKPLGARPSSHVNLAAPAPHTPPEKPAAQSRRAARASRD from the coding sequence ATGAACATCACCTTGCGCCAGTTACGTGTGTTTGTTGCCGCGGCGCGGCATCTCAACTTTGGCAAGGCCGCCAAGGATCTACACCTCACGCCCCCGGCCATTTCCATGCAGATTCGCGATCTGGAACTGCAGGTGGGCTTGCCGCTGTTCGAACGCAGCGGCAAATCGGTCAGTCTGACCATGACCGGGGAATACCTTTTGCTGTACGCCCGGCGCATGCTTGCCACCCTCAAGGACGCCGAGGATGCTCTCGCGCGTTTTCGTGGCCTGCAGACGGGCCGCCTGACGATCGGCATGGTCAGCACTGCGAAGTATTTCGTGCCGCGCCTGCTCAAGCTGTTTCGCGAAGAGCACCCCCACATCGAGATTCGCCTCGTGGTCGGCAACCGTGAGCAGCTGGTATCGCAGTTGCAAGGCAATGATCTCGACCTCGCCATCATGGGTCGCCCACCCCGTGAGATCGACACACGCGCGGAGCCTTTCGCAGCTCATCCACTGGGCGTCGTGTGCGCGCCTGAGCATCCCCTGATGGGCGGTGCGCCCACCACAGCAGCGGCGCTGGCGAACTACGGATTCATCATCCGTGAAAGCGGCTCAGGAACGCGCACGGCCATGGAAGAGTACCTTCGCCAGCATCGCGTCGACGTGCGCATCGAGATGGAGCTGGCCAGCAACGAGACCATCAAGCAGGCGGTGATGTCCGGCATGGGCATCAGCTTCCTGTCGCTGCACAGCATCGGGATGGAATTGCGCACGGGCATGATCGGCGTACCCGAAGTTGAAGGCCTGCCGCTGATTCGGCGCTGGCATGTCGTCAATACCGCAGCAAAGATGCTTTCGCCCTCGGCCGAAGCATTCCGCTACTTTGTCCTGGAACATGGCGAGTCCTATCTGGCCCAAGAATTCGGGCGCCTACAGCCCCTTGCACTCGAAGCTGCACAAGCCAAGCCTTTGGGGGCGCGTCCTTCCTCCCACGTCAATCTTGCGGCGCCAGCCCCCCACACGCCGCCAGAAAAACCAGCGGCGCAGTCTCGGCGCGCAGCACGCGCGAGCCGAGACTGA
- a CDS encoding class 1 fructose-bisphosphatase produces the protein MQQGRTTISKFLIEQLRGSEDQSDLAALLVDVTAAVKAIASMTAKGALGGFLGSLGTENVQGETQKKLDVLSNDAMIQACEWGGLVAGMASEEMDDPYTLPKEFERGPYLLVFDPLDGSSNIDVNVSVGTIFSVLRHGKIGDPTVADYLRPGVEQVAAGYAIYGPSTMMVLTVGKGTHGFTLDREIGNFILTHPDLQIPADTAEYAINSSNERFWEPPVQRYVAECKAGKTGDRGRDFNTRWIASMVADVHRILMRGGIFMYPKDAKDPSKPGRLRLMYEANPIAFIIEQAGGAASTGRGRILTAQPTSLHQRVPVMLGSRNEIERLERYHREYDSGEDKPFASPLFKDRSLYNDDLRA, from the coding sequence ATGCAGCAAGGCCGCACCACCATTTCCAAATTTCTCATCGAACAACTCCGCGGCTCAGAAGACCAGTCGGACCTGGCCGCGCTGCTGGTCGATGTCACCGCCGCCGTCAAGGCCATTGCCTCGATGACGGCCAAAGGTGCGCTGGGTGGATTCCTCGGCTCGTTGGGCACCGAGAACGTGCAGGGCGAAACCCAGAAGAAGCTGGACGTGCTTTCCAACGATGCGATGATCCAGGCCTGCGAATGGGGCGGATTGGTGGCGGGGATGGCATCCGAGGAAATGGACGATCCCTACACGCTGCCGAAGGAGTTTGAGCGCGGTCCTTACCTTCTCGTGTTTGATCCGCTCGACGGCTCGTCCAACATCGACGTCAATGTGTCGGTGGGGACCATTTTCTCTGTCCTGCGCCATGGCAAGATCGGTGACCCCACCGTGGCGGATTACCTGCGTCCCGGCGTGGAACAAGTCGCTGCCGGCTATGCCATCTACGGTCCGTCGACCATGATGGTCCTGACCGTGGGCAAGGGAACGCATGGCTTTACGCTTGATCGTGAGATTGGCAATTTCATTCTCACCCATCCCGACCTGCAGATTCCGGCCGACACTGCCGAATACGCGATCAACAGCAGCAACGAGCGATTCTGGGAGCCGCCGGTGCAGCGCTATGTGGCTGAATGCAAGGCCGGCAAGACTGGCGACCGCGGGCGCGATTTCAACACGCGCTGGATCGCCTCCATGGTCGCCGACGTGCACCGCATCCTCATGCGCGGAGGGATTTTCATGTACCCGAAGGATGCCAAGGATCCAAGCAAGCCAGGCCGCTTGCGCCTGATGTACGAGGCCAATCCCATTGCCTTCATCATCGAACAGGCCGGAGGGGCTGCCTCCACTGGCCGTGGCCGCATTCTCACGGCGCAGCCAACGTCACTGCACCAACGCGTGCCGGTGATGTTGGGCTCGAGAAACGAGATTGAGCGACTGGAGCGCTACCACCGGGAATACGATAGCGGGGAAGACAAGCCCTTCGCCTCGCCGCTGTTCAAGGATCGTTCCCTATACAACGACGACCTGCGGGCCTGA
- a CDS encoding phosphoribulokinase has protein sequence MSAKHPIIAITGSSGAGTTTVMRSFQHIFRREKLTAQIIEGDSFHKYNRTEMREEMKKQELAGNRNFSHFGPEANLLGELEDLFKAYGATGGGKVRKYIHDAGEAAEFGVEPGNFTSWKDITASSDLMFYEGLHGGYADEAINVAKQVDLLVGVVPIINLEWIQKLHRDQVQRGYSQEAVMDTILRRMPDYVHHIAPQFSRTHVNFQRVPTVDTSNPFIAKDIPSLDESMVVIRFADPHGIDFPYLISMLHDSWMTRPNTLVVPGGKMGLAMQLIFTPMILRLMDIKRRAG, from the coding sequence ATGTCAGCTAAACACCCCATCATCGCCATCACGGGCTCGTCGGGAGCCGGCACCACCACGGTGATGCGCAGTTTCCAGCACATCTTTCGACGCGAAAAGCTTACCGCGCAGATTATCGAGGGTGACTCCTTCCACAAGTACAACCGCACGGAAATGCGGGAGGAAATGAAAAAGCAGGAGCTTGCGGGCAACCGCAATTTCAGCCACTTCGGGCCGGAGGCCAACCTGCTGGGTGAATTGGAGGATCTCTTCAAGGCCTATGGCGCCACAGGGGGCGGCAAGGTGCGCAAATACATTCACGACGCTGGCGAAGCGGCCGAGTTTGGTGTCGAACCCGGTAATTTCACGTCGTGGAAGGACATTACCGCAAGTTCCGATCTCATGTTCTACGAAGGCCTCCACGGGGGCTATGCCGACGAGGCGATCAACGTTGCCAAGCAGGTCGATCTTCTGGTGGGCGTGGTGCCCATCATCAACCTGGAGTGGATCCAGAAGCTGCACCGCGACCAAGTCCAGCGTGGCTACTCGCAGGAGGCCGTCATGGACACGATCCTGCGCCGCATGCCCGACTATGTGCACCACATCGCGCCGCAGTTTTCGCGCACGCATGTGAACTTTCAGCGGGTTCCGACCGTGGACACGTCCAATCCGTTCATCGCCAAGGACATCCCAAGCCTGGATGAAAGCATGGTCGTGATCCGATTTGCCGACCCGCATGGCATTGATTTCCCCTACCTCATCTCCATGCTGCACGATTCATGGATGACGCGGCCCAATACGCTCGTGGTGCCCGGTGGCAAGATGGGATTGGCGATGCAACTCATCTTTACCCCCATGATCCTGCGGCTGATGGACATCAAGCGCCGCGCCGGCTGA
- the tkt gene encoding transketolase — MNAHNALFPVIDPTQRRRLANAIRFLAIDGVEAAKSGHPGAPMGMADIAEVLWRNHMHHNPANPHWVDRDRFVLSNGHGSMLIYALLHLTGYDLPIEELKRFRQLHSKTPGHPEVGYTPGVETTTGPLGQGLANAVGMAFAEQMLARRFNQPGHTIVNHHTYVFVGDGCLMEGISHEACSLAGTLKLNKLIAYYDDNGISIDGHVEHWFTDNTKLRFQSYGWNVIGPIDGHDAQAVEQATVEAKTSADKPTLIICQTTIGWGSPHKAGTHDVHGSALGPAEAQATRDALGWTYGPFEIPQDIYDAWDARGHGSKLEADWNDRFAAYAKAHPGLAAEFTRRMSGDLPADWAHTVQALYASARGVTASTATRKASQIALETLVPALPGMFGGSADLTGSNLTAVKGSKPWAGAKDGEPVNYLSYGVREFGMAAMMSGMSLHGGFLPYGGTFLMFSDYSRNAVRMSALMKQRVVHVFSHDSIGLGEDGPTHQAIEQAPSLRLIPNLDVWRPADVLETAVAWKCAVERKTGPSALLLSRQNLVASQHPEGAEAHIARGAYVLSEAAGGQPQVVLIGTGSEVEIALKAQKLLAEAGVAARVVSMPCTNAFDRQDEAFRNTVLPLYVPRVAVEAAQPDFWRKYVGLSGGVVGIAAFGESAPAVDLYKHFKITPEHTAEVAQAVLRMHVSRHESEDSNVVRSMN, encoded by the coding sequence ATGAACGCGCACAACGCACTTTTCCCCGTCATTGATCCCACGCAACGTCGCCGTCTGGCCAACGCCATACGCTTTCTGGCCATCGACGGAGTGGAGGCTGCCAAATCCGGTCACCCCGGCGCGCCCATGGGCATGGCCGATATTGCCGAGGTCCTGTGGCGAAACCACATGCACCACAATCCGGCAAACCCGCACTGGGTCGACCGCGATCGTTTCGTGTTGTCGAACGGCCATGGCTCGATGCTGATCTACGCCTTGCTGCATCTCACGGGCTATGACCTGCCCATCGAGGAGCTCAAACGCTTCCGCCAGTTGCACAGCAAGACCCCGGGTCATCCCGAGGTGGGGTACACGCCGGGGGTGGAGACCACGACCGGCCCGCTCGGTCAGGGGCTCGCCAATGCCGTGGGCATGGCGTTTGCCGAACAGATGCTGGCGCGCAGATTCAATCAGCCAGGCCACACCATCGTGAACCACCACACCTATGTTTTTGTGGGCGACGGTTGTCTGATGGAAGGGATCAGCCACGAGGCCTGCTCCCTGGCGGGTACGCTCAAGCTCAACAAGCTCATCGCCTATTACGACGACAATGGCATTTCCATTGACGGGCATGTCGAGCACTGGTTTACCGACAATACCAAGCTGCGCTTCCAGTCCTACGGCTGGAACGTCATCGGCCCAATCGACGGCCATGATGCGCAGGCCGTGGAGCAAGCGACCGTGGAGGCGAAGACAAGCGCTGACAAGCCCACGCTCATCATCTGCCAGACCACGATCGGGTGGGGCTCGCCTCACAAGGCCGGGACCCACGACGTGCATGGGTCGGCTTTGGGCCCTGCAGAGGCGCAGGCCACGCGTGATGCGCTGGGGTGGACATATGGGCCATTCGAGATTCCGCAAGACATCTACGACGCGTGGGATGCGCGCGGCCATGGCAGCAAGCTGGAGGCCGACTGGAACGACCGATTCGCCGCTTACGCAAAGGCGCACCCCGGGCTCGCCGCCGAGTTCACGCGCCGCATGAGCGGCGATCTTCCCGCCGACTGGGCGCACACCGTTCAAGCCCTCTACGCGTCAGCGCGTGGCGTGACGGCTTCCACCGCGACGCGCAAGGCGTCGCAGATCGCGCTGGAAACCCTCGTCCCCGCCTTGCCAGGGATGTTTGGCGGTTCAGCGGACCTCACGGGATCCAACCTCACGGCGGTGAAGGGGTCCAAGCCGTGGGCCGGTGCGAAGGATGGCGAGCCGGTGAACTACCTTTCCTATGGCGTGCGTGAATTCGGCATGGCCGCCATGATGAGCGGTATGTCACTGCACGGCGGCTTCCTGCCCTATGGTGGGACCTTTTTGATGTTTTCCGATTACTCGCGCAATGCAGTGCGCATGAGCGCGCTGATGAAACAGCGCGTGGTGCACGTCTTCTCGCACGACTCGATTGGCCTTGGCGAGGACGGCCCCACGCACCAGGCCATTGAGCAAGCGCCGAGTTTGCGGCTGATCCCCAATCTGGATGTCTGGCGCCCGGCTGACGTGCTGGAAACGGCAGTCGCCTGGAAATGCGCGGTCGAGCGCAAAACCGGTCCGAGCGCCCTGCTCCTGTCGCGTCAGAATCTGGTGGCGTCGCAGCATCCCGAGGGCGCCGAGGCCCACATCGCGCGCGGCGCTTACGTGCTGTCGGAGGCGGCTGGCGGCCAGCCGCAGGTGGTGTTGATTGGCACCGGATCCGAAGTCGAAATCGCGCTAAAGGCCCAAAAACTGTTGGCCGAGGCCGGCGTGGCTGCGCGTGTTGTCTCCATGCCCTGCACCAATGCGTTTGACCGGCAGGACGAGGCCTTCCGCAATACCGTGCTGCCCCTGTATGTGCCACGCGTGGCGGTCGAAGCCGCGCAGCCCGATTTCTGGCGTAAGTACGTGGGATTGTCGGGTGGCGTCGTCGGTATTGCGGCGTTCGGGGAATCGGCGCCCGCGGTTGATCTCTACAAGCATTTCAAGATCACCCCCGAGCATACGGCCGAGGTCGCTCAGGCCGTGTTGCGCATGCATGTCTCGCGTCACGAATCCGAGGACAGCAACGTCGTGCGTTCGATGAATTAA
- the gph gene encoding phosphoglycolate phosphatase (PGP is an essential enzyme in the glycolate salvage pathway in higher organisms (photorespiration in plants). Phosphoglycolate results from the oxidase activity of RubisCO in the Calvin cycle when concentrations of carbon dioxide are low relative to oxygen. This enzyme is a member of the Haloacid Dehalogenase (HAD) superfamily of aspartate-nucleophile hydrolase enzymes (PF00702).), giving the protein MFDLVMFDLDGTLVETAPEITDAVNDLLREQGLPNVGESLVANWIGHGTRELMTQAYAHAAQIHVDTVRCAGTMDELMPRFSHFYMQRCGTRSRLYPQVLDTLRLLRQARVRMAVVTNKEQRYTAAVLMAHQIRHFFDLVISGDTLPAKKPDALPVRHCLDALKVERTRALFIGDSQIDVDTARAAGVPIWAVPYGYNLGNPIAQAKPDRIIPTIRAVAEAVESVAPGTACGACHRAA; this is encoded by the coding sequence ATGTTCGACCTGGTAATGTTCGACCTCGATGGCACGCTGGTGGAGACCGCCCCGGAAATCACCGATGCGGTCAATGACCTGCTGCGTGAGCAGGGTCTGCCCAATGTGGGCGAGAGCCTGGTTGCCAACTGGATCGGTCACGGCACGCGCGAGCTCATGACCCAGGCCTACGCGCATGCCGCTCAGATTCATGTCGACACCGTGCGGTGCGCCGGCACCATGGACGAATTGATGCCGCGGTTTTCGCATTTCTACATGCAGCGTTGTGGGACGCGAAGCCGTTTGTATCCGCAGGTTCTGGATACCTTGCGCCTGCTGCGTCAAGCCCGGGTCCGCATGGCCGTGGTGACGAACAAGGAGCAGCGCTACACGGCCGCCGTGCTCATGGCCCACCAGATCCGCCATTTTTTCGATCTTGTGATTTCGGGCGACACGCTCCCGGCAAAGAAGCCAGATGCGCTGCCGGTGCGCCATTGCCTTGACGCGCTGAAGGTCGAACGCACACGCGCGCTGTTCATCGGCGACTCGCAGATTGACGTGGACACGGCGCGTGCCGCCGGTGTGCCCATTTGGGCCGTGCCCTACGGTTACAACCTCGGGAATCCGATCGCACAGGCCAAACCCGATCGCATCATTCCCACGATCCGTGCCGTTGCAGAGGCCGTGGAGAGCGTCGCGCCCGGGACCGCCTGTGGGGCTTGCCACCGCGCCGCCTGA